Genomic DNA from Candidatus Sphingomonas phytovorans:
TTCGTCAAGATCCGCTACAAGCTGCCGAAATCCGACACGAGCCGCCTGATCTCCACCCCGATCGACCGCACGTCGGAGGTTGCCCGCTTCGAGGACGCGCCGCGGGAAGCGCGGTTCGCGACCGGGGTCGCGGCGTTTGCCGAACTGCTTCGCGGCGGCAAATATAACGGCTCGATGAGCTATGATGATGTACTGCGGATCGTCACGGCCGCGCGGGGCGAGGACGATTTTGGCTATCGCACCGAGTTCGTCCAGCTTGTCCGGGCGGCCAGGTCGGCCGGGGCGCTGGCCCAGTTGCGCCGATAGGCAATGGGGTGCGGCGGCAGCCGCTGCCGCCGCACCCGATCGCCATTCGACCAGTCGGCAATTGAGGCTATAAGGCCGGCAGATGTTGCTTTCGTCTCCTCATTGCCTCGGGCCAGTGGCGGGTTTCCATGCGATCCGTGCCGCAGACGGGGCGTTGTGAATGGAGAGCGATAGCGACCTCTCGGCTTCGCTGCCCGAACCGCCGCCGCCAAGGCCCGCCGCCCGGGATTCGGCGATCGAGGCGGCGATGCAGCGGTTCGATGCGGTCGCCGGCTCCCCCGGCGCTGTCGATCGGCCCCGCGCGGCAACGCCGCCGCGACGGTCATGGATCGGCGGTCCCAGGATGGGCGCGCTGGTCACCGTCGCGCTGGTTGCGGTGGTCGGCGTGCCGGTCTGGATGACGACGAGTCCCCGTCTTGCCACCAATACGCAGGCGCCATCGCCTGTGGTCGTGCCATCCCGGCCCGCACCCGCGTTGCCCTCCGGGCCGGTCGCGGCCGACATTGCGCCGCCGGTCGTCGTGCCGCGCGCCGAACCGACCAAGCTGCTTTCGCCGCCCGCGAAGGTTCAAGCGGCGCTTCCCATAGCGCCGGCGGTGACGGCTGATGTGGCACCAGCCCCGCCAGCACCGCCACCGCCACCGCCACCGCCGCCACCCCCACCACCAGCGCCGATGGAGATGAAGCGCAGCGCTCCCTCCGCGCGGGCCGAAAGCTCGTTCCTCGCCGCGCCGGTGGCGGCCCCGCCCGCTATGGCGGCGCCTGCCCTGGCGGTGGAGGATTCCGACGACGCGAATATCGTGGTCACCGGGACGCGGGTGAGCAGATCCGCCTACAAGGCGGCGCAGGGCCGCATCGCATCGAA
This window encodes:
- a CDS encoding tetratricopeptide repeat protein codes for the protein MESDSDLSASLPEPPPPRPAARDSAIEAAMQRFDAVAGSPGAVDRPRAATPPRRSWIGGPRMGALVTVALVAVVGVPVWMTTSPRLATNTQAPSPVVVPSRPAPALPSGPVAADIAPPVVVPRAEPTKLLSPPAKVQAALPIAPAVTADVAPAPPAPPPPPPPPPPPPPAPMEMKRSAPSARAESSFLAAPVAAPPAMAAPALAVEDSDDANIVVTGTRVSRSAYKAAQGRIASKRARRGDWNACTVNDPGRDLAACRKLVDPAAPGPAGRAAAQVADGLSLAWRGDVDGAIAAFDRAIEASPRLAIAWLNRGLSRERKGELAGAIADLDRAVRYAPNAARGYYNRSLLLRRQGDIRRADADADRAVDLDPRYEDVVD